The Benincasa hispida cultivar B227 chromosome 9, ASM972705v1, whole genome shotgun sequence genome has a segment encoding these proteins:
- the LOC120086714 gene encoding NDR1/HIN1-like protein 13, with product MDVLGSGTPFSSRFCCEQICTLYTLKRFCFFLFVVALFSIIAIAIAALPVIFLLKPREPIFSLQSLRLDWYNITVRSGSPILSSVFTLTLNSQNPNKIGIKYSPARLLLIYDGTAVIGTIRVPEVFQPARSVDQSVRTRLLLHQFDVDLLETIQEFVEMKIIGDVGVELFVLHMAVIKMKVALKCDVDVDYRKLNFREEILGNGATVEKALDSIPSNSKPMSTNCGVAFYL from the exons ATGGATGTTCTTGGATCCGGAACTCCATTTTCAAGTCGCTTTTGCTGCGAACAGATCTGTACGCTTTATACTCTAAAACGATTCTGCTTTTTCCTCTTCGTTGTCGCTCTCTTTTCGATCATCGCAATCGCAATCGCCGCATTGCCTGTAATCTTCTTGTTGAAGCCTCGAGAACCGATTTTTTCTCTTCAGTCACTGCGATTGGATTGGTACAACATTACCGTCAGATCTGGCTCTCCAATTCTTTCTTCGGTTTTTACTCTGACTCTTAATTCTCAAAACCCTAACAAAATCGGCATCAAGTACAGTCCGGCGAGGCTTCTCCTGATCTACGATGGAACCGCTGTGATCGGAACGATTCGAGTGCCCGAAGTGTTTCAGCCTGCTCGTAGCGTCGATCAGAGTGTTCGAACTCGTTTGTTGTTGCATCAATTTGATGTGGATTTGTTGGAGACGATACAAGAGTTTGTTGAGATGAAAATTATTGGCGATGTTGGTGTAGAGCTGTTTGTGCTTCATATGGCGGTGATTAAGATGAAG GTTGCTTTGAAATGCGACGTAGATGTTGATTACAGAAAGCTTAATTTCAGAGAAGAAATACTTGGCAATGGAGCAACCGTAGAAAAAGCTTTG GATTCAATTCCTTCCAACTCCAAGCCAATGTCCACAAACTGTGGAGTCGCTTTTTACTTATGA